A window of the Nisaea acidiphila genome harbors these coding sequences:
- the bluB gene encoding 5,6-dimethylbenzimidazole synthase, which translates to MTDGNWDAPGFDAPFRARFEELLRWRRDVREFRTEALPDGIVEKLVGLAALAPSVGYSQPWRFVSVEDEARRAAVRESFEQANQDALEGYGGEQKQLYARLKLEGLDRAPAQLAVFTDHGTERGHGLGRQTMPEMLDYSTVTAIHTFWLAARSHGIGVGWVSILDPDRVTAALEVPQGWHLTAYLCVGYPEAEEDRPKLQQVGWEEKAAESRALLKR; encoded by the coding sequence ATGACCGACGGCAATTGGGATGCCCCCGGGTTCGACGCCCCCTTTCGCGCGCGCTTCGAGGAATTGCTGCGCTGGCGCCGCGACGTCCGCGAGTTTCGCACCGAAGCGCTGCCGGACGGCATCGTCGAGAAGCTGGTCGGTTTGGCGGCGCTCGCCCCCTCCGTCGGCTACAGCCAGCCCTGGCGCTTCGTCTCGGTAGAAGACGAAGCGCGCCGCGCGGCGGTCCGGGAGAGTTTCGAGCAAGCGAACCAGGACGCATTGGAAGGCTATGGTGGCGAGCAGAAACAGCTCTATGCCCGGCTGAAACTCGAAGGCCTCGACCGGGCGCCGGCACAGCTCGCGGTCTTCACCGACCACGGGACCGAGCGCGGCCATGGCCTCGGGCGCCAGACAATGCCGGAGATGCTGGACTATTCCACCGTGACGGCGATCCACACCTTCTGGCTCGCCGCCCGGAGCCACGGGATCGGCGTCGGCTGGGTCTCGATCCTGGACCCGGACCGGGTGACGGCGGCGCTCGAGGTGCCACAAGGCTGGCATCTCACCGCCTATCTTTGTGTCGGATATCCCGAAGCGGAGGAAGACAGGCCGAAACTTCAGCAGGTCGGCTGGGAGGAGAAGGCGGCGGAAAGCCGCGCGCTTCTCAAGCGCTGA
- a CDS encoding GNAT family N-acetyltransferase, which yields MKEQIRYLRRAGKDDARALAQLINLAGEGLPLHIWQGMAEEGESVWDVGQRRARREEGSFSYRNATIAMSGKDIAGALVGYPIGGAPEAIDRDTPALFVPLIELENAALNTWYVNVLATYDGFQRRGFATALLEEAARQARAAGFRRMSIIVTDLNERAIRLYRKQGFRETEHRLIAKDGWETDSKHYLLLIKDL from the coding sequence ATGAAGGAACAGATCCGCTATTTACGACGCGCCGGGAAAGACGATGCGCGGGCGCTCGCGCAGCTCATCAATCTCGCCGGAGAGGGGCTGCCGCTCCATATCTGGCAAGGCATGGCCGAGGAAGGCGAAAGCGTCTGGGATGTCGGCCAGCGCCGAGCCCGGCGCGAGGAAGGCTCTTTCTCCTACCGGAACGCGACGATCGCGATGTCCGGCAAGGATATCGCGGGCGCTCTGGTCGGTTATCCGATCGGCGGTGCACCGGAGGCGATCGACCGCGATACGCCGGCCCTGTTCGTTCCGCTGATCGAACTTGAGAATGCGGCGCTCAATACCTGGTACGTCAATGTGCTGGCAACCTACGACGGTTTCCAGCGGCGCGGTTTCGCCACGGCGCTGCTGGAAGAGGCGGCGCGTCAGGCGCGTGCCGCCGGGTTCCGGCGGATGAGCATCATCGTGACCGACCTGAACGAACGCGCGATCCGTCTCTATCGCAAGCAAGGCTTTCGGGAGACCGAACATCGCTTGATCGCGAAGGATGGCTGGGAGACGGACTCGAAGCATTACCTGCTTCTGATCAAGGATCTTTGA
- a CDS encoding TetR/AcrR family transcriptional regulator has protein sequence MRKGEATRERLMDIAETAILAKGFAATSIEEIIAEAQITKSGFFYHFKDKNELARALLKRYVAREDALFDKLFAKAADLHDDPLHIFLISLKLLADMMADLPNAHPGCLIASYCYHERLFDAEVKELNRQAVLKWRHRFAEAFETISKHYPPRDAVSTDALADMVSNTVEGAIIMSKALNEPKVLAEQILLLRSYVKLLFQPLPA, from the coding sequence ATGCGAAAGGGTGAAGCGACACGCGAAAGGCTGATGGATATCGCCGAGACGGCGATCCTCGCCAAAGGGTTCGCGGCGACCTCCATCGAGGAGATCATCGCCGAGGCGCAGATCACCAAAAGCGGCTTCTTCTATCATTTCAAGGACAAGAATGAACTCGCCCGGGCCCTTCTGAAACGCTACGTGGCACGCGAGGACGCTCTTTTCGACAAGCTCTTCGCCAAGGCAGCGGACCTGCATGACGATCCGCTGCATATTTTTCTGATCAGCCTGAAGCTGCTCGCAGACATGATGGCGGATCTGCCGAACGCGCATCCGGGTTGCCTGATCGCCTCCTACTGCTATCACGAGCGGCTGTTCGACGCCGAGGTGAAGGAGCTCAACAGGCAGGCCGTGCTCAAGTGGCGCCACCGCTTTGCCGAGGCTTTCGAGACGATCAGCAAACACTACCCGCCGCGCGACGCCGTCAGCACCGACGCCCTTGCGGACATGGTCTCTAACACTGTCGAAGGCGCGATCATCATGTCGAAAGCCCTGAACGAGCCCAAAGTGTTGGCGGAGCAGATCCTGCTGCTTCGGTCCTATGTGAAACTTCTGTTCCAGCCTCTCCCGGCCTGA
- a CDS encoding tetratricopeptide repeat protein, protein MAEPDTRLLDDWRGQASEHAATGAWSDCAAAARKCLLASPSDPIGAYFLSLSSARLGDPERSGRYARLARAAIARHLLVPLHRELFTLEGVACDDPAALRRAVLMAPADGAGLINLANAEMRGERHGNARVCLRRAAFVRPLDRATHAALARLEGLIADDSGGAAAFARALALDPADFGTLRNLGLRYRKLDDPAEGARWFRRALAVNPSSREAQGELGRALLTDGALTEGWDRLERFRVPEWTPPIMDLPRWDGGLVEGGALLLWSMDKIGDELLFSLFLERARAAAGRVIVVVDRRNLELLQWQHPEIRFCDRAPKPDECAPEWRPVAGYPLDFVGRFFSGTPKQMADMRRKRVPPRRPDGDCGPLRVGISWKSDASLAGALKSTLLADWARILDCRDCRFFSLQYGSVEADLAAFPAVQRVDGFDPFGTTRSFAETVASLDLVITVANTTAHVAACTETPVWVLLPKGFGCSWFWFREREDSPAYPGARLFRQLVRGQWATVIEDVARSLDCLASRHRSGE, encoded by the coding sequence ATGGCGGAACCTGATACGCGGCTTCTGGACGACTGGCGCGGACAGGCGTCCGAGCATGCAGCGACCGGTGCCTGGTCCGACTGCGCGGCCGCGGCGCGGAAATGCCTTCTGGCGTCGCCGTCTGATCCGATAGGCGCCTATTTCCTCAGTCTGTCATCGGCGCGGCTTGGAGATCCAGAGCGATCGGGCAGATATGCCCGGCTGGCAAGGGCGGCAATCGCCCGCCACCTGCTTGTTCCGTTGCACCGCGAACTTTTCACGCTCGAGGGCGTCGCCTGCGACGACCCGGCAGCGCTTCGCCGCGCCGTCCTGATGGCGCCCGCAGATGGCGCCGGTCTGATCAACCTCGCCAATGCCGAAATGCGTGGCGAACGTCACGGAAATGCGCGGGTATGTCTTCGCCGGGCCGCCTTCGTGCGCCCGCTCGATCGCGCGACGCATGCCGCGCTTGCCCGGCTGGAGGGTCTGATCGCGGATGACTCCGGCGGTGCAGCGGCCTTCGCCCGCGCGCTCGCACTCGACCCTGCCGACTTCGGCACGCTTCGGAATCTCGGTTTGCGTTACCGAAAACTCGACGATCCGGCCGAGGGAGCACGGTGGTTCCGCCGCGCCCTCGCGGTCAATCCGTCGAGCCGGGAGGCGCAAGGAGAACTCGGGCGGGCGTTGCTGACCGATGGAGCTCTGACGGAAGGCTGGGACCGCCTCGAGAGGTTCCGGGTTCCCGAGTGGACGCCGCCGATCATGGACTTGCCGCGCTGGGATGGAGGCCTTGTCGAAGGCGGTGCGCTTTTGCTTTGGAGCATGGATAAGATCGGCGACGAGTTGCTGTTCTCCCTCTTTCTCGAGCGCGCGCGCGCAGCGGCCGGACGGGTGATCGTTGTGGTCGACCGGCGAAATTTAGAGCTTCTGCAGTGGCAGCATCCGGAGATCCGTTTCTGCGATAGGGCTCCGAAGCCCGATGAATGCGCTCCGGAATGGCGCCCGGTCGCCGGTTATCCGTTGGATTTTGTCGGGCGGTTCTTCTCTGGCACTCCGAAACAGATGGCGGATATGCGGAGGAAGCGCGTTCCTCCGCGCCGCCCCGACGGAGATTGCGGTCCGTTACGGGTGGGGATCTCTTGGAAATCCGACGCCTCGCTCGCCGGTGCGCTCAAATCGACCTTGCTCGCGGACTGGGCACGGATTCTGGATTGCCGGGACTGCCGCTTCTTCTCGCTGCAATACGGTTCGGTTGAAGCGGATCTCGCCGCCTTTCCAGCGGTGCAGCGTGTCGACGGTTTCGATCCGTTCGGCACGACGCGCTCATTCGCTGAAACGGTGGCGTCGCTTGACCTGGTCATCACAGTGGCAAACACCACGGCGCATGTCGCAGCCTGCACGGAGACCCCTGTTTGGGTCCTGTTGCCCAAGGGATTCGGCTGCAGCTGGTTCTGGTTCCGGGAGCGGGAAGACAGCCCGGCCTATCCCGGAGCCAGGCTGTTCCGGCAGCTTGTGCGCGGTCAATGGGCGACGGTTATCGAAGACGTGGCGCGATCACTGGATTGCCTTGCCAGCAGGCACCGCAGCGGAGAGTAG
- a CDS encoding tetratricopeptide repeat protein, translating to MSEDLGSLIKLVDSGQADAAEPGLVAFVDANPRHPAAQFYLGIIRFRQGRNGDAAAAYAVAAEGLPGVAAVHSNLALACRRAGKRDDSVLAGRRATILAPEGAGPYVLRAEAAAEQGESHVALRAALQAFVIDPAAQSGLLLEAARRADDAKWIETAVARLTAAQPSDRARSINSAYQLMKNGFGAEAEQLYRELLERHPNDQELWYNLGVTLIESDRFEEAAEPYARRARLIHGRPLDDASDYDDLPVEPVAPVERVCARHRLKHDAEQYRYLTERGVLPADYEEEWKAYRELLDGLSDEEREAVSFMLDDKRYDRIRRSYNRFVHIAASGWNDEDPMNPDLDWAAIEESYLDAEPKAVAIDSLLNEEALARIRRFCFESTIWHQIKGAGYLGAYYRSGFNDPLLFAIGRGLRERLPRILGPHGLKLMWAYKYDQHMSGINPHADFAAVNVNFWINHAESNLDKETGGLLVFRKPAPKDWTFERYNTAPAEEIYAALGEDRHNPIRVANRENRALLFDSRLFHETDRFSFRDGYIHRRINITMLFGHGGT from the coding sequence ATGAGCGAAGATCTTGGTAGCCTGATCAAATTGGTGGATAGCGGGCAGGCCGATGCGGCCGAGCCCGGACTAGTCGCGTTCGTCGATGCCAATCCGCGCCATCCAGCGGCGCAATTCTATCTCGGTATCATCCGCTTTCGGCAGGGGCGCAACGGCGATGCGGCCGCGGCCTACGCGGTGGCTGCCGAGGGTTTGCCCGGCGTGGCGGCGGTCCATTCCAACCTGGCGCTTGCCTGCCGCCGCGCAGGCAAGCGCGATGACTCAGTTCTCGCCGGACGGCGGGCGACAATCCTCGCGCCCGAGGGGGCCGGGCCCTATGTCCTGCGCGCCGAAGCCGCCGCGGAGCAGGGCGAGTCGCATGTGGCACTGCGCGCCGCGCTGCAGGCCTTCGTCATCGATCCAGCGGCGCAGAGCGGATTGTTGCTTGAGGCCGCGCGCAGGGCGGACGACGCGAAATGGATCGAGACGGCCGTGGCGCGTCTCACCGCCGCCCAGCCGTCCGACCGCGCTCGCTCGATCAACAGTGCCTATCAGCTGATGAAGAACGGTTTCGGTGCCGAAGCCGAACAGCTCTATCGGGAACTTCTGGAGCGCCACCCGAACGATCAGGAACTCTGGTATAATTTGGGCGTTACGCTAATCGAGTCCGACAGGTTTGAGGAAGCGGCCGAGCCTTATGCCCGGCGCGCCCGCCTGATCCATGGACGGCCGCTGGACGATGCATCCGACTATGACGATCTCCCGGTTGAACCGGTTGCGCCTGTCGAGCGCGTCTGTGCGCGCCATCGCCTCAAGCACGATGCCGAACAATATCGTTACCTGACGGAACGGGGCGTCCTTCCGGCCGATTACGAAGAGGAATGGAAGGCCTACCGAGAACTGCTCGACGGTCTGAGCGATGAGGAGCGGGAGGCGGTCTCCTTCATGCTCGACGATAAGCGCTACGATCGCATCCGACGCTCCTACAATCGTTTCGTCCATATCGCGGCGAGCGGCTGGAACGATGAGGATCCGATGAACCCGGATCTCGATTGGGCGGCGATCGAGGAAAGCTATCTCGATGCGGAGCCGAAGGCGGTGGCCATCGACTCGCTGCTCAACGAGGAGGCGCTGGCCCGGATCCGGCGCTTCTGTTTCGAGTCAACGATCTGGCATCAGATCAAGGGGGCCGGGTATCTCGGCGCCTATTACCGTTCAGGGTTCAACGACCCGCTGCTATTCGCCATTGGCCGTGGCCTCAGGGAGCGGTTGCCCCGCATCCTCGGACCGCACGGGCTGAAGCTGATGTGGGCCTACAAGTACGATCAGCACATGTCTGGTATTAACCCGCATGCCGATTTTGCCGCCGTGAACGTGAATTTCTGGATCAATCACGCCGAGTCCAATCTGGATAAGGAAACAGGCGGTCTGCTCGTCTTCCGCAAGCCGGCCCCGAAGGACTGGACATTCGAGCGCTACAACACGGCGCCGGCGGAAGAGATCTATGCCGCGCTCGGAGAGGACAGGCACAATCCGATCCGCGTCGCCAATCGGGAGAACCGGGCTTTGCTCTTCGACTCACGCCTGTTCCACGAGACAGACCGCTTCTCATTCCGAGACGGCTATATCCACCGCCGGATCAATATCACCATGCTGTTCGGGCATGGCGGAACCTGA
- the pobA gene encoding 4-hydroxybenzoate 3-monooxygenase translates to MKTQVGIIGAGPAGLMLAQTLRGYGIDCVILEQRSEEYVLSRIRAGVLEHPTVEFLHEMGAGERLAKEGMPHEGIDLLFRGEKRRIDFPSLTGGKKVTVYGQQEVVKDLILLKKEFDGQILFEAEDVAIHGAESDTPSLSFTHEGQTKTLACDFIAGCDGFHGAGRKSIPEQKLRLFEKVYPFAWLGVLAEAAPAQDELIYSRHEDGFALFSMRSPEVTRLYLQCDPDENLEEWPDSRVWDELHKRLEAKDGFRVNEGTIIRKDVTPMRSFVCETMRHGRLFLAGDAAHIVPPTGAKGLNLAAGDVKLLSEGLADFYKSGSTAKLDGYEALALKRIWAAQRFSWFMTSLLHKFPDGAAFDHEIQFADLDFYTGTETGRRNVAENYVGLPFGWSGGV, encoded by the coding sequence ATGAAGACCCAAGTTGGAATTATCGGCGCAGGGCCGGCCGGCCTGATGCTCGCCCAGACGCTGCGGGGGTACGGGATCGATTGCGTGATCCTCGAACAGCGATCCGAGGAATATGTCCTGAGCCGTATCCGTGCCGGCGTCCTCGAGCACCCTACGGTCGAGTTTCTGCATGAGATGGGCGCCGGCGAACGGCTCGCGAAGGAAGGCATGCCGCACGAGGGCATAGACCTGTTGTTCCGCGGTGAGAAGCGGCGCATCGATTTTCCGAGCCTGACCGGTGGGAAGAAGGTCACCGTCTACGGTCAGCAGGAGGTCGTCAAAGACCTGATCCTTCTGAAAAAGGAATTCGACGGGCAGATCCTGTTCGAGGCGGAGGATGTGGCGATCCACGGTGCCGAGAGCGATACTCCATCTCTCTCTTTCACTCATGAGGGCCAAACGAAAACCCTTGCCTGCGATTTCATCGCCGGATGCGACGGTTTCCATGGCGCGGGGCGGAAGAGTATTCCGGAACAGAAGCTGAGACTGTTCGAGAAGGTTTATCCGTTCGCCTGGCTCGGCGTATTGGCCGAAGCGGCGCCAGCCCAGGATGAGTTGATCTATTCCCGCCACGAGGACGGCTTCGCGCTCTTCAGCATGCGCTCTCCGGAAGTGACGCGGCTCTATCTGCAATGCGACCCGGACGAAAATCTTGAGGAATGGCCGGACAGCCGGGTCTGGGACGAGTTGCACAAGCGTCTCGAAGCCAAGGACGGGTTCCGCGTCAACGAGGGAACGATCATCCGCAAGGACGTGACGCCGATGCGCAGCTTCGTCTGCGAGACGATGCGTCACGGCCGGCTGTTCCTTGCCGGTGACGCCGCGCATATCGTGCCGCCGACAGGCGCCAAAGGGCTCAATCTCGCCGCGGGCGACGTGAAGCTGTTGAGCGAAGGACTTGCCGATTTCTACAAGTCCGGATCGACGGCAAAGCTGGACGGTTACGAGGCCCTCGCACTCAAGCGTATCTGGGCGGCACAGCGTTTCTCTTGGTTCATGACCAGCTTGCTGCACAAGTTCCCGGACGGCGCGGCGTTCGATCATGAAATCCAGTTTGCCGATCTCGATTTCTATACCGGGACGGAGACCGGTCGGCGGAATGTCGCGGAGAACTATGTCGGGCTTCCGTTCGGCTGGAGCGGCGGGGTCTGA